From the Chryseobacterium sp. G0201 genome, the window CATCACTAAAAATATCATATTCTTTATCAAGCATATCGAGCCACTCAAAGGCTTCCTCAATATCACCGGAAGTGTGTGTCAGTAGATCTTTGAAAACATCAAATACCCAATCAAAATGCGATATCTCTTCCGGAATGTGTTTACTGAAAGTATATCCTTTTTGATAATTAAAATCTTTATTTGTCATAAGATGTTGATGATGTTTAAAACACTACAAGTTATGGAAATATTTTTGCAAGATTACGACGTAGAAAATAGAAAATACTAATGATGGTGATAAGAATGAGAGTATAACATAAGATCTCCAATTTAATGGAATCGAGGAATAAGACTATATTTGGTTGTTAGACAAAGTAAAATTTTAATTATGAAAATTGATTTAACCTCCGATACTCCGAGTGCAATTCTTTGATCATATGAAAGAGGTATAATAAAACAGAAATGAAAATTTTAATTAATTATATTTGTACTCAACAAACATATCAATGATGAAAAAAATAGTATTGTTAGCTTCTGCGGTTTTAGTTTTAAATTCTTGTGTGGTATCTACTGCTGCAAAAGTTGTAAAAGGAGCTGTAAACGTAAGCTACAAAGCCGTTAAAGGAACTGTTAACGGAATTAGCTGGGCAGTCCGTAAAGCCAACGGAAAAATTGATGAAGACCGTTTAGACGGCACCTGGAAAGTAGTAGGAGTGTACCGCGGCTCTTTTGAAGACTTTACAAAAGATCAAAATCCTGAAAGTTCATTTACTTCTGACTGTACAGATAGTTTTGATCAGATCATTTTTAAAACTAATAGGTCTAAATTTCAACCCGTTCACTGCAGTTCAGAGAAAGAAGATTGGGTGAAATATTCTTTAGAATTCGGAAAAAACCCGATAACGAAAGAAAAGGAAAATTATATAGAATACAATTCTAGTAATTATATTTCCGTAATTGATGTCAATAATAAAACGATGGTTTTAGAAGGAAATTTGATGCCTAAACTAGCATTTTCCGGTGCTAAATTATATCTTTTAGAAAAAGTGAAATAGCGATTATATTCAACTATGAAAAAAAACATTTTTTTATCTGCAAAGGGAATTCTTTTTGCAGCTTTTCTTTCTTTAAATACGGTGATCTATGCTCAGAAAACAGAAAATATTTCAACGATTTCGGAAAAAACATTAAACAGTATTCTCGAAAAAAACAGATCGTATTATACGCAAGGTAAGGTTGCTGACTATATTCCTGAATTAGGAAAGATGGATGCCAAAGCGATTGCTTTTTCAATAGTAGATAAAAATGGGAAAGTTTTTAGTACAGGTGATGTTCAGAAGAAATTTACGATGCAAAGTATTTCCAAGATCATTGCATTAATGGTTGCTGTGAATGAAAGGGGAGAAGCCAATGTTTTTGATAAAATGGGATATTTCGGATCTGATAAACCTTTTAATCATTTCTCAAATCTTGAAACAACAGGCAAGCCGCTTAATCCTATGATGAATGCGGGTGCAATTCTTACGACTTCTTTAATTTCCGGAGATGGCGAAAAACCATTTCTTAAAATTTTGGATATGGTAAGGTATATTACGAAAAATCAGAAAACTGATTACAGTAAATCTGTTTATGAATCAGAAAAAGCTACAGGAAATCGTAACCGAGGAATGTTTTATCTGATGAAAAATAGCGGGTTGATTTCCGGAAATGAAGATCAACTGGATAATTATTTCAAGCAGTGTTCTATTGAGCTGACCACTGAAGATTTGGCTAAAATAGGTTATTTCTTTGCCAATCAATGTGTACGATTTGATGGGGATACTACCCATAAAAATAAGGAAATTGCAAAATTAGTTGAATCGCAAATGCTGACTGCCGGGATGTATGAATTCAGCGGTGAGTATTCCCGAAACGTTGGCTTACCAAGTAAATCTGGTGTTGGAGGCGGAATTACGGTAAGTGTTCCCGGGAAAATGGGCATTGGTGTTTTCAGTCCGGCTTTAGATCAACATGGGAATTCTTTAGCGGGGTATCACATGATTTTAGATTTAGTGAAACAATATGATTTGAGCGTATTTTAAATTATTGTCCTCTAATTTATCATGATAACCGGCTTCTATTTTCTCTTCTAAACCCTTATCTTTGCCCTATTAAAATATGACATGAAAGATTTAATGGGTAAAGCGATCTGGGATTATTTTCACAACGAAAATCCTGAAGATCTGCAGACTGAAACTTCAATTTCTGAACTGGATGAACTTCCGGTGGAATATCTTTTCAGAGACTTTGAAGAGATGAATGAGATCGAACAAACAGCGTTGGAATTATCTCAAGGAAAAGTTCTGGACATCGGAGCGGGAGCTGGTTCGCATTCATTATATCTTCAAAATGAAAGAAATCTTGATGTTTTGGCTTTAGATATTTCTCCAAAATCTGTTGAGGTTTGTCAATTAAGAGGAATTAAAAATGCAGTTTGTGAAAACATTGTTGATTTTTCAGGTCAGACTTTTGACACGGTCTTGTTATTAATGAATGGAACCGGAATTTTTGAAACCCTTAAGAAAATTGATATTTATCTTAAAAAACTTCAGTCTTTATTAAACGAAAACGGTCAGATTCTCATCGACAGTACTGATATTTTATACATGTTCGACAAAGATTATGATGGTGGGGTTTATATTCCTGCAGGAGGATATTATGGTGAACTAGATTATATTGTTCATTATAAAGGCGAATCAGAAGATCCGATAAAATGGCTGTATCTTGATTTTTTCACCTTACAAAATGCTGCTGAAAACAATGGTTTCAATATTGAAAAAGTGATGCAGGATGAGGATTCTTATTTAGCAAAACTGACTAAAAAATAAATGGATTTTGTCAGTACAGGCTCGCTTTACTCCTCGCAATGACTGACAGTAAAACAAAAAAGACGCATAAAATCTATGCGTCTTTCTTTATCTAAAATATTGAAGATTATCCTATTTCAATACCATTTTCTACAGTCTCATCAGACGTTACAAAAGATAATTTACCATCTGCTTTTGTCGTTAATAATAACATTCCCTGAGATTCAATTCCTCTGATTTTTCTTGGAGCAAGATTTAGTAAAATCATTACCTGCTTTCCGATAACCTCTTCCGGAGTGAAACTATCTGCAATCCCTGAAACAACAGTTCTTACGTCAACACCCGTGTCAACAGTCAATTTTAATAATTTATCAGCTTTCTCAACTTTTTCAGCTTCAATAATGGTAGCTGTTCTTAAATCGATTTTCGTGAAATCATCAAAAGTTATTTCCTCTTTCATAGGGTTTGCGTTAGCGTTTGTTTTTTTATTGTTTTGTTTTGTATCCTCTAATTTTTGAATTTGAGCTTCAATGACATCATCTTCAATTTTTGAGAAAAGAAGAGAAGATTCGTTGATTTTATGACCTGTTTCAATTAAAACATTTTTAGTTTCAACATCACTCCAGTTTGATTTTTCAATATTGAACATATTCAATAACTTTTCAGAACTGAAAGGCATAAATGGTTCACACAATTGAGCTAAAGCAACGGCAATCTGAGCCCCAACAAATAAAGATTGTGCCGCTTTTTCAGGATTGTCTTTAATAGTTTTCCAAGGCTCTTCTGCTTGAAGATATTGGTTTCCAAAACGTGCTAAATTCATCAAAGCAGTTAAAGAGTTTCTGAATTCATAGTTCTCTAAGAATCCTGAAATTTCTTTTGCTGATTTATTGATTTCCTTTAATTCAGGGGCGTTTATATCTCCTTGAGGAACAATTCCATCATAATATTTATGAATAAGAACCGCAACTCTGTTGATGAAATTTCCAAAAATTCCTACTAATTCCGAATTATTTTTAGTCTGAAAATCTTTCCAGGTGAAATTATTATCCTTTGTTTCAGGAGCGGAAGAAAGCAATGCATATCTTAATACATCTTGCTGTCCCGGGAAATCCTGAACATATTCATGTGCCCAAACCGCCCAGTTTCTTGACGTTGATATTTTATCGTTTTCAAGATTCAAAAATTCAAAAGCAGGAACGTTGGTTGGCATAATATAGTCTCCGTGAGCTTTCATCATCGCAGGGAAAATAATACAGTGGAACACAATATTATCCTTTCCGATGAAGTGAACTAAATCGCTGTTTTCGCTCTGCCAATAATCTTTCCAGTCTTTTCCGTTTTTTGCAGCCCATTCTTTCGTGAAAGAAATATAGCCAATCGGGGCATCAAACCAAACATACAATACTTTCCCGTCTGCATTTGGAAGCGGAACAGGAACTCCCCAGTTTAGATCTCTAGTCATAGCACGAGGTTTTAAGCCGTCGTTTAACCAAGATTTAACCTGTCCGTAAACATTAGGTTTCCAGTCGTCTTTGTGACCTTCAATGATCCATTCGTTTAGGAAATCTTCATATTCATTTAATGGAAGATACCAGTTTTTTGTTTCTTTAAGAATTGGAACATTTCCGCTTAACATTGATTTTGGATTGATCAATTCTGATGGAGAAAGGGTAGAACCACATCTCTCACACTGATCTCCGTATGCATTTTCGTTTCCACAATTAGGGCAAGTTCCAACGATATATCTGTCGGCCAAAAATTCGTTAGCCTGTTCATCAAAATACTGTTCAGAAACTTCTTCCGTGAATTTCCCTTTTTCGTAAAGAACTTTAAAGAAATCCTGACTCGTATCGTGATGATTTTTAGATGTTGTTCTGGAATATTCATCAAAAGAGATCCCAAGATCTGAGAACGATTTTTTGATGATCTCATGGTATTTGTCTACAATATCTTGTGGAGTAACTCCTTCTTTTTTTGCTCTGATGGTAATAGGAATTCCGTGCTCATCCGAACCACAGATAAACGCTACATCTTTTCCTGATCTTCTGTGAAATCTTGCGTAAACATCCGCAGGAATATAAACACCTGCCAAATGTCCTATATGAACCGGTCCGTTTGCATAAGGCAAAGCTGCCGTAATCATCTTTCTGTTTGACATTTATAGTAAAATTTTATCTGCAAAGATACGGATTATCTCCCGAAAACTTGTGATAGTCTATGCTTAAAAAGCTTTAAAATTGTTTAGGAAGTTTGAAATATTACATTTAGTTAAACAAATGTTTAACTTTTTGTTAAACCTAGCTTATTGTTATGTTTTGCATAATTTATCGTAAATAAATGAAAAACAGTGGTTTGATTTAAAATACACAAGCAATTTACATAATTTTATCTTAATTTTCATTAAATTTATGATAATTCTTTTTTTTTTATAAATTGCAAGTCTGGCTCTATGTCAAAAATTATTATAAAAACAAACTATATAAAAGAAACAATATTGTGAAAAATTTTACAACGGTATTAAAAATTGCGCCTGCATTTCTACTGGCAAGCACAATGATACACGCACAAACAAATGACTCTATTACTAAGGAGAAAAAAATAGAGGAGGTTGTTTTGATTGGATATGGGAAGCAGAAAAAGACGGATCTTACGGGATCGATCACTGCTATTTCGGCAAAGGATTTTAATGAAGGAAGTATCAACTCTCCTGAACAATTAATTCAAGGTAAAACTTCTGGAATTCAAATTACTTCTAATGGTGGAGCACCTGGTGCAGGATCTACAATTAGAATTCGTGGAGGATCTTCTCTAAATGCATTAAACGATCCTTTAATTGTTATTGATGGTGTTCCTGTAGACACTAATGGAATTAGTGGTGCTTCAAATCCTTTGGCATTAATTAACCCAAATGACATTGAAAGCTTTAGTATTTTAAAAGATGCGTCTGCCGCTGCAATTTACGGGAGTAGAGCTTCTAATGGAGTTGTAATTATAACAACGAAAAGAGGAACTTCAGGAAAGTTGAAAGCAAATTATACAACAACAACATCTGTATACAATAAAATGGGTAATATTGATATGCTATCAGCAGATGATTTCCGTAAACTGGTAAAAGAAAAAGCAACAGCTCCATATCAAGATTTATTAGGAAGTTCTAATACAAATTGGCAGAACCAAATCTATCAAACGGCAGTAGGTGTTGATAATAATGTTTCCCTGTCAGGAGGGATCAAAGGATTACCTTATCGCTTATCTTTAGGCTATTTGAACCAAGAAGGTATTATTAGAACTAACACAATTGAAAGAACAACGGGCTCATTAAATATAAATCCTAAATTTTTTGATAAACATCTGGATATCAGTTTTAATTTAAAAGGGACATATGTAGAAAATAGATTTAAAGATGATGGTTCTATAGGAGCGGCTGTAGTTTTTGATCCAACACAGAATGTTTATGACTCTTCTATTCCAGATTATGGAGGCTATTATGAATGGGAACAAACTTCTGGTGGATTAAATAGTAATGCAACCAAAAATCCTGTTTCGATGCTTAATCAGAGAAAGGATTTGTCTTATGTGAAAAGATTGATAGGGAATGTTCAGTTTGATTACAAATTTCATTTCTTACCTGAGTTAAGAGCAAATTTAAATTTAGGTTATGATTATAGTGATGCTAATGGTAATACAACGGTTTTACCTACAGCAGCTATTGCTTTTAATAATAAAGGGAGTTATAGAAGATATTCTCAAGAGAAAAAAAATAAGTTATTAGATTTTTATTTAAATTATCTGAAAACTTTTGAATCAATAAAATCTACAGTGGATATCACTGCTGGTTATTCTTACCAAGATTGGCAGAGATCTGAACCATTTGCTCCAACTCT encodes:
- a CDS encoding SusC/RagA family TonB-linked outer membrane protein — translated: MKNFTTVLKIAPAFLLASTMIHAQTNDSITKEKKIEEVVLIGYGKQKKTDLTGSITAISAKDFNEGSINSPEQLIQGKTSGIQITSNGGAPGAGSTIRIRGGSSLNALNDPLIVIDGVPVDTNGISGASNPLALINPNDIESFSILKDASAAAIYGSRASNGVVIITTKRGTSGKLKANYTTTTSVYNKMGNIDMLSADDFRKLVKEKATAPYQDLLGSSNTNWQNQIYQTAVGVDNNVSLSGGIKGLPYRLSLGYLNQEGIIRTNTIERTTGSLNINPKFFDKHLDISFNLKGTYVENRFKDDGSIGAAVVFDPTQNVYDSSIPDYGGYYEWEQTSGGLNSNATKNPVSMLNQRKDLSYVKRLIGNVQFDYKFHFLPELRANLNLGYDYSDANGNTTVLPTAAIAFNNKGSYRRYSQEKKNKLLDFYLNYLKTFESIKSTVDITAGYSYQDWQRSEPFAPTLFGTGVQNPLTGNDFFTQNTIISYFGRLNYTFNSKYLLTASLRRDASSRFSEDNRVGYFPSVALAWRIDQEGFLKDSKTISTLKLRAGWGETGQQEIDKNDYPYLPRYILSDSGAQYQLGDDFYSTYRAQGYDKNIKWETTTTTNLGLDFGFLNDRITGTIDVYQKESRDLISFIPIPALSNLTNYLLTNVGNMRNRGIEANVNVKAIKTDDFSWEFNVNATHFKSEITNLNSSQVLLNSIGGATGTTIQVHTEGYQPNSFYVYQQVYDNGGRPIEGAYVDRNGDGVINTDDLYRYKSPAPDVLLGFSSKFNYKNWDLGFTMRASIGNYVYNNVASQYGTEQGLTLNNYLQNVHTSYLDTGFKSTQLLSDYYVENASFVRMDNINLGYNFPRFIKDSKLRIFGSVQNAFVITKYSGLDPEVFNGIDNNLYQRPRVYSLGFNFQF
- the glsA gene encoding glutaminase A; protein product: MKKNIFLSAKGILFAAFLSLNTVIYAQKTENISTISEKTLNSILEKNRSYYTQGKVADYIPELGKMDAKAIAFSIVDKNGKVFSTGDVQKKFTMQSISKIIALMVAVNERGEANVFDKMGYFGSDKPFNHFSNLETTGKPLNPMMNAGAILTTSLISGDGEKPFLKILDMVRYITKNQKTDYSKSVYESEKATGNRNRGMFYLMKNSGLISGNEDQLDNYFKQCSIELTTEDLAKIGYFFANQCVRFDGDTTHKNKEIAKLVESQMLTAGMYEFSGEYSRNVGLPSKSGVGGGITVSVPGKMGIGVFSPALDQHGNSLAGYHMILDLVKQYDLSVF
- the metG gene encoding methionine--tRNA ligase, which encodes MSNRKMITAALPYANGPVHIGHLAGVYIPADVYARFHRRSGKDVAFICGSDEHGIPITIRAKKEGVTPQDIVDKYHEIIKKSFSDLGISFDEYSRTTSKNHHDTSQDFFKVLYEKGKFTEEVSEQYFDEQANEFLADRYIVGTCPNCGNENAYGDQCERCGSTLSPSELINPKSMLSGNVPILKETKNWYLPLNEYEDFLNEWIIEGHKDDWKPNVYGQVKSWLNDGLKPRAMTRDLNWGVPVPLPNADGKVLYVWFDAPIGYISFTKEWAAKNGKDWKDYWQSENSDLVHFIGKDNIVFHCIIFPAMMKAHGDYIMPTNVPAFEFLNLENDKISTSRNWAVWAHEYVQDFPGQQDVLRYALLSSAPETKDNNFTWKDFQTKNNSELVGIFGNFINRVAVLIHKYYDGIVPQGDINAPELKEINKSAKEISGFLENYEFRNSLTALMNLARFGNQYLQAEEPWKTIKDNPEKAAQSLFVGAQIAVALAQLCEPFMPFSSEKLLNMFNIEKSNWSDVETKNVLIETGHKINESSLLFSKIEDDVIEAQIQKLEDTKQNNKKTNANANPMKEEITFDDFTKIDLRTATIIEAEKVEKADKLLKLTVDTGVDVRTVVSGIADSFTPEEVIGKQVMILLNLAPRKIRGIESQGMLLLTTKADGKLSFVTSDETVENGIEIG
- a CDS encoding class I SAM-dependent methyltransferase, with product MKDLMGKAIWDYFHNENPEDLQTETSISELDELPVEYLFRDFEEMNEIEQTALELSQGKVLDIGAGAGSHSLYLQNERNLDVLALDISPKSVEVCQLRGIKNAVCENIVDFSGQTFDTVLLLMNGTGIFETLKKIDIYLKKLQSLLNENGQILIDSTDILYMFDKDYDGGVYIPAGGYYGELDYIVHYKGESEDPIKWLYLDFFTLQNAAENNGFNIEKVMQDEDSYLAKLTKK